The sequence agacagacacacatacatacacacacaaagacacagacaggcacacacacacaagacacatacatacaaacagacatgcacacacacatgcagacacacacataagacatacatagacacacacacatacaatgacacatacatacaaagacaagacacacacacacacatatatatacagacagacacatacacacaagacatacatacagacacagacagacacacatacaaacacacacacagatgcagacatacatagacacacatacaatgacacatacatacaaagacaagacacacatacatacatacagacagacacacatacaatgacacatacatacaaagacaagacacacatacatacatacagacagacacacacacacacacacacaagacatacctacaaagacacacacacaaacaaacacacacattatatttaagtcaccctcctgtttcctacctttaaggtgcaggagggtgactttccctggggtccagtggtggctcaggtggatgggagtcagagttcccactctgactccctggtgttcctcccgcgcggctctcagttttagctgggaggagtgaccggggaatcacttcctcccagctctgatgtcatcaaagggggcccggtcgcgctgttaaagcgcccagcgctgaccgggcccccttacaatccgcatccatcgggtggccctgacagcatgggccacccgatggacactttggaaggcggccccggcggtttaccgggcgggccggagccgcaaatggtcacggcggtacccagtcgcacgggtaccgccggctcacacccgcccgcccgatcaacctggaaatccctaccgcccacctggaatcctgaaacgcccactagtgggcggtagggaccaggttgacgaaccatgtgCTACACAATCCCCAGTAAGCTGGTCCTTTGGGACACGGTGGTTTCGGACCAAGGTGATGGTGGCCCGAGAACCTCTCAGTCCCTCCATACGCTTCCCTTCTACGTGGACGACTTGGCGGTGGCTTTGGCGGTTATCGGACGCCGCTTGGACGGGGTTAACTTCATGGAGGGTGCCTAGAGGTTCCTCCACCTGGGTGGCTGTGGAGGGCTGGATGAATGATTCATtctgatagcagtgtaccgcaGCCCGAGTGCCAGGAGGTCGGCCTTGGTTGGGCCATGATTGTCGTGCCCTGTTTTGGGGGCATTCTCGCTGTACATGCCCCCATTGGTTGCAGGTGTGGCATCTAATGTGTGCCCAGGTGCGGTACCTAGGCTGGTATTGGTTGTTAGCTCCCCCGGATCGTGGGTGAGCTGTTTCGGTCAAGGCAGGCCGGTGGTTTGTCGACTGGGGGAATACCCTGGGTGGTGGGCGCTGCTCTCGTCTGGTGTCTTGATGTTCGTCTGCTAATTTAGCCGCATCTTGTAAGGTGTATGGTTTACGATCTCTTACCCAGTTCTGCATATCAGTAGTTAGTCTCCGGTAGAACTGTTCCAACAAAAATAATTGAATGAGATCTTCCCGGGTAGTTGCTTGCGCCGCATCAATCCACCCTGTGGCTGCTCGGTGTAAGCGGTGCGCAAACTCTGCGTGGGAGTCCTGTTCTTGTTTTTCAGGTCCCGGAATTGGAGTCGGTATGCCTCGGGGGTAATGGCATACGGGACTAGGATGGCCTGCTTTACCTTCTGGTAGTCTCTGCTGTCCTCACCAGGCACTGCCCGGTAGGCTTCTGCTGCGCGGCCAGATAATCTACCGGCCAGCAGTGGTACCTGGTCTTGGGGCCTGATATCATGCAGCtggcacagtctttcaaagtcctgcaaatatccATCAATATCGCCCTCTGTGTCCGTGAAGTTTTTAAAGGCTTGGTAGGGAATTTCTGGTTTTCCCTGTATAATGCTGGGTGGAGCCGGTGACCCCTCTCTGGATTGCTGGTTTGGTTGGAACCGTTTGGCCATGATGTATTCTTGCATATCTGCCATGATCCTGTCGAAGGTCTCTTGGGGTGGTGTGGTTGGGTACAGTGCCATCCAGCTCCTGAACTCTTTCTGAAATTCTGTTTGCTCTTCCTgcattggaggtgctgcagcagcctctgctctgtctccttccatgagctcaGCAATAAGGGTAGCCTTTGTCTTGTTGCTGGCTATTGTTCCCCTTGCCTCTAGTAATTCCTTCAGTGTACTCCGTTTCAAAAGTGCATAATTCGTTTCCATTCACCGGCTGTTCGTGTGATTCCACTTATTCCTGAACTCCGGTTTCATCCGAATGGTTGTTTCACGAATTGTTGTTTCTTTTCCTCTGCTCGCATCAATCCCTGCCAAACGCTGCTTTGCTGTGTGGTttgaatcccgtcgcttgccaccaattgtagcggagtagtagtattatccacggtaacTCTGCTGGTAGACAGGATAAAGCAGGTAAAATGTAGGTAAAATGCTGGTAGCGTAGTTAAAATCCTTTTCTCCCaaaaactagacgacacatagcttggatgtTAAAACACTGGCATCTCACCAGGCTGAGTCAAACTCTTTAATGATTACAGCTTCCTTTAAGCACAGACCTCCGCAGGGGGGTCTGCATTCCACACAATACACTTCCCttagtcccaggcaggagggggttgggttacagatagccatctcctgcCTTAGGAGATACCAAGCAGTACACAGGGATACACTTAACATCACATTACATTCAGGGGAGGTTACACTTTAAGTGGCTGCTTTGGCCACAGATAGGaatagcaatgcagtaatagcaagatatatacaaggacattttgtaagtggctaggtttgccacacataccaacctgctccataccaacctgctccagacttaccttcaaccctgctccataccaacctgctccataccaacctgctccagacttaccttcaaccatgctccataccaacctgctccagacttaccttcaaccctgctccataccaaccatgctccataccaacctgctccagactaaccttcaaccctgctccataccaacctgctccagacttaccttcaaccctgctccataccaacctgctccagacttaccttcaaccctgctccataccaacctgctccataccaacctgctccagacttaccttcaaccctgctccataccaacctgcttcATACCagcctgctccataccaacctgctccagacttaccttgcccataccaacctgctccataccaacctgcttcataccaacctgctccataccaacctgctccagacttaccttcaaccctgctccataccaacctgctccagacttaccttcaaccctgcttcataccaacctgctccataccaacctgctccagacttaccttcaactCTGCTCCATTCcaacctgcttcataccaacctgctccataccaacctgctccagacttaccttcaaccctgctccataccaacctgctcgataccaacctgctccataccaacctgctccagacttaccttcaaccctgctccataccaacctgctcgataccaacctgctccataccaacctgctccataccaacctgcttcataccaacctgctccataccaacctgctccagacttaccttcaaccctgctccataccaacctgctccagatttaccttcaaccctgctccataccaacctgctccagacttaccttcaaacctgctccataccaacctgctctataccaacctgctccagacttaccttcaaccctgctccataccaacctgctccagacttaccttcaaccctgcttcataccaacctgctccataccaacctgttccagacttaccttcaactCTGCTCCATTCcaacctgcttcataccaacctgctccataccaacctgctccagacttaccttcaaccctgctccataccaacctgctcgataccaacctgctccataccaacctgctccagacttaccttcaaccctgctccataccaacctgctcgataccaacctgctccataccaacctgctccataccaacctgcttcataccaacctgctccataccaacctgctccagacttaccttcaaccctgctccataccaacctgctccagacttaccttcaaccctgctccataccaacctgctccataccaacctgcttcataccaacctgctccataccaacctgctccagacttaccttcaaccatgctccataccaacctgctccagacttaccttcaaccctgctccataccaacctgctccataccaacctgctccagacttaccttcaaccctgctccataccaacctgctccagacttaccttcaaacctgctcctaaCAATAACCTGCTCCACCCTTACCTATACTTAAAAccagcctgtgtctgtaaccagcctgcctctgttaccagcctgcctttAAAACCAACCTGCCTTTGTATCAACCCTACCTGGAGATCAGACTTTCTTTATttgcaagtatcctgttttgtggcatattgcctaaagtcTGTTTTCCCTCAAATTGCATGATATGTCTAAAAAcactaataaagtacctgaagtaaactctggcataagtctcctatctgacctgcacaagatcatgacacaCGCCCATGTCTTGATAAAGTCTCTTACAGAGAAGAAACACGTAGACTGTGGGTGGGGTTTGTACAGTCTCTACACGTTTTTTTGATCATTCCACTTTCAGTTCTTGGTGGCCTTTTTTTTGAAGACTTTGGCCGCTGCTACGGAGTCACGGAGCAGGTCCTGGTTATATATCAGGGTCAGCTGTTTGTTTGCCAGAACTGTGAGTGCGGATCTGGGTGGAGCTCACCTGAGGACAGAGTGATTGTGGTCGGCAGGACGGAGATCTTAGAGTACATCTCTAAAACATTTCTCCATTCAAGGGTATTTGAGGAGCCGTCTGGATTACACTGCACTGCTTGCATTTTCCGCATATCTCTTTTtcttcattttgtttttattttacgtGCCATCATTCTTTATAGCACTGCTTGCTGGCTGTTGATCAGTGTCTTATATCTTTGATCTATTCTGTTGCCTTTGGTAGTATTCTACGTAGTTTATGTAaaccttttcttttatttatctttctttctgTTGGTGTTACTTTTTAATGTGCCATTGACTGAGTATCACTGTGATTATTTTAGTAACTAATTAACTAACAGCATGGCAAAGTTCACAATGACGTATTACCCACACCCAGTGACTGCAAGAGTTTCATTTCTCTTTGCTATTTTTCAGGATGGCGTCCGCAGATCTAAGAGAGGAACTGAACTGTTCTATCTGTCTGAATATTTACACGGATCCCGTAATGCTGAGCTGCGGACATAACTTCTGCCGTGTCTGTATCGGGAATGTGCTGGATACACAGGAGGGAGCAGGAGTTTATGCCTGTCCTGAGTGCAGAGCAGAGTTTGAGGAGCGTCCTGTTTTGCAAAGGAACTTGAAGCTTTGCAACATAGCAGAGTATTTTCTTTCTGCGCAGCCAGAAAAAGAGGATTCTGGGATATTCTGTACTTACTGCGTTCACACTCCTGTACCTGCAGCTAAGACATGTCTGCTCTGTGAGGCTTCCCTGTGTGACGTCCACCTGAGTGTACATAGCAAGTCTGCCGAACATGTCTTAACTGACCCTATTTCTTCCCTGGAGAACAGAAAATGCTCCGTCCACAAGGAGCCCCTGAAATATTACTGCTCTCAGGACGCAACCTGTGTCTGTGTGACATGTATGATTTTGGGGGATCACAAGGGACATCAAGTTTATCCAGTAAATGAGGCATCTGGGCAGGAGAAGgagaaaattataatttttttggagAAATTGACCTTAAATCTGGAGGAAACGGAGCAAAAACTACAGAACCTCCAGAAGCGCAAGAGTTACGCACAAGATAAAGCCGATAATGTAACAGAGAAAGTCAGTGCTATTTTTCGTGATATCAGGGAACAGCTGGAATCCTTAGAGAAGCGAGCCCTGAGTGAGATCTCCCGGCAGGAAGAGCAGATCTCACTCCGAGTCTCAGAACTCATTCAGCAGCTGGAAATAAAGAAGGAGGACCTTACCAGGAAGATGGGTCACATTGAGGAGCTGTGTAACATGACGGACCCACTAACTGTCTTACAAAGATGGCAAGCAGACAGCGCTGACTTTAATGAGACAGAAAAAGAATATCACATGGAAAGAGCAAGATTTGACGAAACATTTAATGCTATAGGGAATCTGGATAAGGTTCTGATCTCATTGAACTTGCAGCATGAACTAAATGATATCATCGCTGATGTAACTGAAAAGAATGGGCTCCAAAAGCCATCGGCTTCAGAGCTAGTATTAGATGTAAACATGGCTGCTAATGATATATATGTGACAAATGATTCCTATCCTACTGTTGAATACTTCAATAACGCATCAAGACCCAGTACATTTCAGGATTTCTCAGGTCAACATTACTGGGGACAGAGATCAATGACATGGGACTCTATAACAGGGATAGAGTTGGGCACAAATTCGGTCTGAGCATTTCAAGGCACAGGATCCATCCCActatcaggggtgggggtcataGATGGAGAGTGTTGTGTCAGCACCAAAGACACATACCTCACCAAAGTAAGCATTGCAAATGTTTCCCAACATTCGAAGGTATGGAATCGGAATGGGGGGGCCTTCACAGAGGGAACTGATGGACATCACATCACAGGTGACGCCCATAAATGGTCATAAGTGGAATGCCAGTGGACAAAAGAGGAGCAGGGTTGGGAGAGGGTGTGTTATGCTTGTGAATGGAGAGGCCTTCTGtggttttgtttgtattttagagCTGCTTGTGAAGTTGCATGTGTGGGGTAGGCTGCTtgtagtgttgtgtgtgtaaggagtctGCCTGCAGAAATATGTATGCAGGGAAGTCCTGCTTTTGGGGTTTCATGTGCTGCATGAGGTTTTATGTGATAGTGGGCTGATAgtggcatagtgtgtgtataagtgctgtagtgtgtctgtgtggaaGGGGATAGGGGCTTTAGTGTCTGTgtgggagggataggggctgtagtttgtTTGTGAGGGGAATAGGGCCTTTAATGTATGTGCAGGGGTTAGAatctatagtgtgtgtatagggaattattagctgtagtgtatgtgtgggggcataTAGGCTGTAGTATGTGTGGACGATATGGACTTTAGTGTATGTCGGGGTAGTTGATGTGGTATTTGTGGGGATAGTTGATGTGGTATTTGTGGGGATAGTTGATGTGGTATTTGTGGGGATGGGTGCTGTAATATGTGGGGGATaagggttgcagtgtatgtgcAAGGATTATaatctgttgtgtgtgtgtgtgtgtaaagggcaTTATTAGctgttgtgtatgtgtgggggcataTGGGTTGTAGTGTATAAGAGATAGGGGTGTTATATTTGTGGGCAATAAGGA is a genomic window of Pelobates fuscus isolate aPelFus1 chromosome 8, aPelFus1.pri, whole genome shotgun sequence containing:
- the LOC134571976 gene encoding E3 ubiquitin/ISG15 ligase TRIM25-like, whose protein sequence is MASADLREELNCSICLNIYTDPVMLSCGHNFCRVCIGNVLDTQEGAGVYACPECRAEFEERPVLQRNLKLCNIAEYFLSAQPEKEDSGIFCTYCVHTPVPAAKTCLLCEASLCDVHLSVHSKSAEHVLTDPISSLENRKCSVHKEPLKYYCSQDATCVCVTCMILGDHKGHQVYPVNEASGQEKEKIIIFLEKLTLNLEETEQKLQNLQKRKSYAQDKADNVTEKVSAIFRDIREQLESLEKRALSEISRQEEQISLRVSELIQQLEIKKEDLTRKMGHIEELCNMTDPLTVLQRWQADSADFNETEKEYHMERARFDETFNAIGNLDKVLISLNLQHELNDIIADVTEKNGLQKPSASELVLDVNMAANDIYVTNDSYPTVEYFNNASRPSTFQDFSGQHYWGQRSMTWDSITGIELGTNSV